In a genomic window of Melanotaenia boesemani isolate fMelBoe1 chromosome 1, fMelBoe1.pri, whole genome shotgun sequence:
- the LOC121645441 gene encoding protein NYNRIN-like encodes MVSSTTSLWFTKGFTVVAENYCKKCLICAGYNTARPLACPPAGHTPPNQPFDHLMMDFIELTPAEGKKYCLVMVDMWSKWVEAFPAKHATSSVVAKALVTEIIPRWGIPVKVSSDNGSHFVNAALKEVSGLLGFQLKTHCAYHPQSGGAIERENATLKGKLAKCCEETGLSWPKALPLILMHMRMRKRARTNLSPFEILFGRPPYTGLDPPGLSVSTTYCESNMLAYCQNLSKVLSQVQSVVKEALPRPASDLLHSLVPGDWILVRETRRKHWRSKRWLGPFQVLLVTHTAVKVAERSTWIHASHCRRFQSTPTPADLSTTGQNNP; translated from the coding sequence ATGGTATCTTCCACAACATCTCTTTGGTTCACAAAAGGCTTCACTGTGGTGGCTGAAAATTActgcaaaaaatgtttgatctgtgcAGGCTATAACACCGCCCGCCCTCTTGCCTGCCCTCCAGCTGGTCATACACCACCTAATCAGCCTTTTGATCATTTGATGATGGATTTCATTGAGTTAACACCTGCAGAAGGTAAGAAATATTGTCTAGTTATGGTAGACATGTGGTCAAAGTGGGTTGAAGCTTTTCCAGCAAAGCATGCCACAAGTTCAGTCGTGGCTAAGGCTCTGGTGACCGAAATCATTCCAAGATGGGGGATTCCAGTTAAGGTCTCATCTGACAATGGTTCACACTTTGTAAATGCGGCCCTGAAAGAGGTAAGTGGACTATTGGGGTTCCAGCTTAAGACTCATTGTGCTTATCACCCGCAATCAGGCGGAGCAATTGAAAGAGAGAACGCCACTTTAAAAGGTAAGTTGGCTAAATGTTGTGAAGAAACAGGACTGTCTTGGCCAAAAGCCCTCCCACTCATTCTTATGCACATGAGAATGAGGAAACGTGCCCGGACAAATCTTAGTCCATTTGAGATTCTGTTTGGCAGACCTCCCTACACTGGTCTGGATCCTCCAGGACTCTCCGTGTCTACCACATACTGTGAAAGTAACATGCTTGCTTATTGTCAAAATCTGTCCAAAGTTCTCTCACAGGTGCAGAGTGTGGTGAAAGAGGCCCTGCCACGCCCAGCATCAGATCTGCTTCACTCCTTGGTTCCGGGAGATTGGATCTTGGTTCGAGAGACGAGGAGAAAGCACTGGCGGTCTAAAAGGTGGCTGGGTCccttccaggtcctgttggtcacTCATACAGCCGTGAAGGTCGCTGAAAGGTCCACGTGGATTCACGCGTCCCACTGTAGAAGGTTTCAAAGTACCCCAActccagctgacctctcaaccacagggcagaataatccctga
- the LOC121645412 gene encoding uncharacterized protein LOC121645412 yields MTSPSRTKSGKIYGPEVSATSPFYKFGQTAKGLFLGQNTAEDEDTEVFSAPMVEVSGPTGPILVYRPWSPSEIMEHAKNLPDPTEDGEKASEEWRAFCREHRPTGLELRKILAKMLTASDLAKIRPHLPPDDTGLKNPNWDDEPNRPYREAITTLCDGIKTVFPNRGSLAALRNLIQGPDERMETFLHRCETVFTRHSGLERPAGDLGNTPGPWERLLCQTIIEGMNRDMLEVVKRQYVGMRHETRLAKLQRQAKHAQDVMDENKKKAESKKEKQMSTALTLFTSQNQPQSNRDRRGRGRGRGRRERGGNQQQRGACYRCGQYGHWKDECPRVHGPTHKQRNQQAD; encoded by the coding sequence ATGACCAGCCCTTCACGTACCAAGTCCGGGAAGATCTACGGACCGGAGGTGTCAGCAACCTCCCCTTTCTACAAATTTGGACAGACTGCAAAGGGCCTATTTTTGGGACAAAATACTGCTGAAGATGAAGACACTGAGGTTTTTAGTGCCCCCATGGTGGAAGTATCAGGACCCACCGGCCCCATATTGGTTTATCGCCCTTGGTCCCCCTCTGAAATCATGGAACATGCTAAAAATCTTCCTGACCCCACTGAAGATGGTGAGAAAGCTAGCGAGGAGTGGAGAGCTTTCTGCCGTGAACACCGCCCCACTGGACTTGAACTGAGAAAAATTCTTGCTAAAATGCTCACTGCTAGTGATCTGGCTAAGATCCGTCCCCACCTCCCTCCTGATGACACCGGCCTGAAAAATCCAAACTGGGACGATGAGCCGAACCGACCTTACAGAGAAGCCATCACCACACTCTGTGATGGCATAAAGACTGTGTTCCCTAATCGAGGAAGCCTGGCTGCCCTGAGAAATCTGATACAGGGCCCAGATGAGCGCATGGAGACTTTTCTACACCGCTGTGAAACTGTTTTCACCAGACACTCTGGCTTGGAGCGCCCTGCAGGAGACCTGGGGAACACTCCAGGACCATGGGAACGCCTTCTCTGTCAGACCATCATTGAAGGTATGAACAGAGATATGTTGGAAGTGGTGAAGAGACAGTATGTGGGGATGAGACATGAGACCAGACTGGCTAAGCTCCAACGTCAAGCAAAACACGCACAAGATGTCatggatgaaaacaagaaaaaagctgaatccaagaaagaaaaacagatgtcaaCAGCCTTGACTCTGTTCACCTCCCAAAATCAGCCACAATCCAATAGGGATaggagaggcagaggaagggGCAGAGGAAGACGAGAGAGGGGCGGCAACCAACAACAGCGTGGGGCATGTTATCGCTGTGGCCAATACGGACACTGGAAGGACGAGTGCCCTCGTGTTCATGGGCCCACCcacaaacagagaaaccagcaggCTGACTGA